The sequence below is a genomic window from Nocardia fluminea.
AAGCTGCCCGAAACAGGCAGCGAGGCAGTGCAACCCAGCGTTCCGCTGGCCTCACCGCCGCCACGCGCCGACGGCTCCGAGGCCGAGCCGGTGCAACCAGCACATCAGGGTGCTCGCATCGCCACCCTGATCGGCGGCCCCGTGCTGATCCTCGTGCTGCTGCTGTTGGCGCGCAGAGCGCTCCGCCGCAGGCGCTGACACCGATCCGCACCCGCGCGCGGCCGCTCACCGCGCCCGAAGGGCCGAGCGTCGACGCGACTGTCTACCGCCGCCTGCCTACCAGCATCAAGGCGAGCGCCGCGACAGCCCCCGCCCCGAAGTAGGCGGCACCGGTTCCGGTCGACATCCCGTGCTCGACCACCCGCGGCCGGATGACCACCGCGTCCGGTGGCGCGACCGTGGCGGCACGCTCGTTGTCCGACGACGTCGCCGCCCATGCTGTCGCGAACAACAGGATTCGATAGGTCATATAGCTGAACACCATCAGACCGATGATGGACCCGAAGGTCGCCCCCGCAGGGCTCGACAGCACCATCCGCAGGTAGATCGCACCGATGATCTTGAAGATCTCGAAGGCCACCGCTCCCAGCACCGCCGCCCGCGCCGCACTGCGCAACGACACCGGCTCGCGGGGCAATCGCGCGATCATCCACGCGAACACCGCCCACGACGCGAGCAACCCGAGGGCGATCGACACCAGCCGCAGCACCAGCGACGCCCCGGGCAGATGATCCGTCCCGAGCAGTTCGAGCACCCGCTTTCCGAGCCCGCTCGCGGCGACCGCCGACAACCCGAGCGAGACCACAAATGCCAGGCCGAGGCCGATCAGCGCACCCAGGTCCGACAATTTGGCCTGCCACCAAGGCTTTTCGGGGCTTTGACTCGCCCACTGCTCGGTGAGCGCGGCCCGCAGGTTCGCGATCCAGCCCAGCCCGGTGTAGAAGCCGACCAGCAGGCCGATGATGCCGACCGTGCTGCGGGAGTTCAAGGCCTGATCGATGAGATCGTTGATCTGCGTACCGAAGGATCCGGGAACGTTCTCGATCACCTTGGCCTGCAGCTCGGCCAGCAGATCCGGATGACCGGCCAGAATGAAGCCGGCCACCGAGAACGCCACCATCAGCAGTGGAAACAGTGACAGCACAGTGAAATAGGTGATGCCCGCGGCGAAGAAGTCACCGCGCTGACTCTGGAACCGGCCGCCGGCCCTGACCAGATGATCCAGCCAGGGCCTACTCCCGATCTGCTTCTCGACGGCTGCCGAGATGTTGTCGATCAACTGCATGACACGCGCCCATTCAGCGAAAACCTCAGGTGCGCAACGGGTCAGCGAGCGAGGAAGCCAACCCGGTCGTACACCTGAGCAAGTGTGTTGCCTGCGATCTCACGCGCCCGCTCGGCACCCGCGGCCAGAATCCGGTCCAGTTCTGCCTGATCGGACAGATATTCCTGCACCTTCTTCTGCACGGGCGTCACGAATTCCACCAGCGCGTCGGCCACCTCGGCCTTGAGATCACCGTAGCCCTTACCCTCGAAATTCACCTCGAGGTCGACGATCGGGGTTTCGCGCAGCGAGCTCAGGATCACCAGCAGATTGCTCACGCCCGCCTTGTTCTCCGGGTCGTAGCGGATCTCGCGCTCGGTGTCGGTGACCGCCGAGCGCACGCGCTTGGCGGTGATCTTCGGATCGTCGAGCAGGTTGATCAGCCCGGCGTCGCTGGCGGCCGACTTGCTCATCTTCGAGGTCGGGTCCTGCAGATCGAAGATCTTCGCGGTGCCCTTGACGATGTGCGGCTCGGGGACGACGAAGGTCTTCTTGTAGCGAGTGTTGAAACGCTGCGCCAGGTTTCGGGTCAACTCGAGGTGCTGACGCTGGTCCTCGCCGACCGGCACCTGGTGCGGGCGGTAGAGCAGGATGTCGGCGGCCATCAGCACCGGATAGGTGAACAGGCCGACAGTCGCGTTCTCGGCGCCCTGCTTGACCGACTTGTCCTTGAACTGGGTCATCCGGCCCGCTTCACCGAAACCGGTGATACAGCTCAGCACCCACGACAGCTCGGCGTGCTCGGGCACCTGACTCTGCACGAACAGGGTGGACTTGGCGGGATCGATGCCGAGCGCGAGCAGCTGGGCGGCGGCGGACTTGGTGCGCGCCCGCAGCGCCTTGGGATCCTGGCTCACGGTGATCGCGTGCATATCCGGAATGAAGTACAGCGCGTCGTACTCGTCCTGCATCGTCACCCAGTACTGCAGCGCACCCAGGTAGTTGCCGAGGTGGAAGGAGTCGCTGGTGGGCTGGATGCCCGACAGCACCCGCTGCTTACGTTCGGCCGTCGCGGCCGGGGCAGGACTGGACATGCCCGCAATCTTTCCATGACCATCAAGCGGAATTTCGCTGCACCCAGTTGCGCGGATCGACACCGGGCATGCTCGGGTGGCCGGTCTTGACCATGCGCTGTTCGCGACGGGCGAGAAGCTGGTAGGACGGGGCGCTCGGCCCGGCGAGGGTGCCTGCCAGGACGCGCGGTGCCAGCGGCGGGGCGAGATGGGCGGTGCGGACACTGCGGCACAGCGCGCGGTGCG
It includes:
- the yhjD gene encoding inner membrane protein YhjD, giving the protein MQLIDNISAAVEKQIGSRPWLDHLVRAGGRFQSQRGDFFAAGITYFTVLSLFPLLMVAFSVAGFILAGHPDLLAELQAKVIENVPGSFGTQINDLIDQALNSRSTVGIIGLLVGFYTGLGWIANLRAALTEQWASQSPEKPWWQAKLSDLGALIGLGLAFVVSLGLSAVAASGLGKRVLELLGTDHLPGASLVLRLVSIALGLLASWAVFAWMIARLPREPVSLRSAARAAVLGAVAFEIFKIIGAIYLRMVLSSPAGATFGSIIGLMVFSYMTYRILLFATAWAATSSDNERAATVAPPDAVVIRPRVVEHGMSTGTGAAYFGAGAVAALALMLVGRRR
- the trpS gene encoding tryptophan--tRNA ligase, which codes for MSSPAPAATAERKQRVLSGIQPTSDSFHLGNYLGALQYWVTMQDEYDALYFIPDMHAITVSQDPKALRARTKSAAAQLLALGIDPAKSTLFVQSQVPEHAELSWVLSCITGFGEAGRMTQFKDKSVKQGAENATVGLFTYPVLMAADILLYRPHQVPVGEDQRQHLELTRNLAQRFNTRYKKTFVVPEPHIVKGTAKIFDLQDPTSKMSKSAASDAGLINLLDDPKITAKRVRSAVTDTEREIRYDPENKAGVSNLLVILSSLRETPIVDLEVNFEGKGYGDLKAEVADALVEFVTPVQKKVQEYLSDQAELDRILAAGAERAREIAGNTLAQVYDRVGFLAR